One region of Jonesiaceae bacterium BS-20 genomic DNA includes:
- a CDS encoding type II toxin-antitoxin system ParD family antitoxin, with protein MAINTSISLDDHFSAFLAREVATGRYRSASEVVRAGLRLLEDQELKMSALRELLEEGEESGKSEAFNFDSFIAAKKQ; from the coding sequence ATGGCCATAAACACATCAATCAGTCTCGACGACCACTTCTCAGCTTTTCTTGCACGCGAGGTCGCAACCGGTCGCTACCGATCAGCAAGTGAAGTTGTGCGCGCAGGACTACGTTTGTTGGAAGACCAAGAACTAAAAATGTCAGCTCTTCGTGAGTTGTTAGAAGAAGGCGAAGAGAGCGGAAAATCAGAAGCCTTTAACTTTGATTCCTTTATCGCCGCGAAAAAACAGTGA
- a CDS encoding XRE family transcriptional regulator → MTVAYLSLQEIADRLGVSRNSVAKYNLPEPDAHIGTTRGWLPETIDAWDAARPRKKRVPRPDQQE, encoded by the coding sequence ATGACAGTGGCGTACTTATCGCTTCAAGAGATCGCAGATCGGCTCGGAGTTTCACGTAACAGCGTGGCTAAGTACAACCTCCCCGAGCCGGACGCACACATCGGGACCACTCGCGGCTGGCTGCCTGAAACAATTGACGCTTGGGACGCTGCACGCCCACGCAAAAAGCGAGTACCTAGACCAGACCAACAGGAATAG